From the genome of Vigna angularis cultivar LongXiaoDou No.4 chromosome 11, ASM1680809v1, whole genome shotgun sequence, one region includes:
- the LOC108332635 gene encoding hypothetical protein At1g04090 produces the protein MVGSHKKKKNLPIGSTFKLPAEIPVWPPGGGFATGIIDLGGGLLVSQITTFNKVWTIFEGGANNLGVTFFEPTGLSEGFFMLGCYCQPNNMPLHGWVLVGKDNSSLSNGALAKPVDYNLVWTTRSLKTKQDEEGYIWLPIAPDEYKPVGYVVTTSPEKPSLDRIRCVRSDLTDECTRYNSMKLWRTESKRFGVFDVRPMKRGIGAQGVSVGTFLAQSGGGTNPKPLPIVCLKNTKASFSYMPNLSQVEAMIKAYSPYMYLHPMEEYLPSSVDWFFSNGAVLMEKRKGVIGENAIRANGSNLPQGGSFDDGVTYWLDLPLDEAKRVKVKKGDLASAEAYVHVKPMLGGSFSDIVMWVFYPFNGGARAKVACTNITLRGKGEHVGDWEHVTLRVSNFNGELWKVYLSQHSRGEWVDACELEFQNGNRVVAYSSLHGHALFPKTGLVMQGMRGLGVRNDAAKSDAVMDMANGFQIVGAEYLGSEIREPPWLNYCMNWGPKNGPKGPKHKDSWEGDERCK, from the exons ATGGTAGGTTCtcacaagaaaaagaaaaatttgccTATTGGAAGCACATTTAAACTTCCTGCTGAAATACCAGTTTGGCCACCAG GTGGTGGATTTGCAACAGGCATCATTGACCTTGGTGGTGGGTTGCTAGTGTCACAAATCACAACATTCAACAAAGTTTGGACTATCTTTGAAGGTGGAGCAAACAATCTTGGGGTGACATTTTTTGAACCAACAGGTTTATCTGAAGGATTCTTCATGCTAGGATGTTACTGCCAACCTAACAACATGCCTCTTCATGGTTGGGTTCTTGTGGGCAAAGATAACTCTTCACTCTCTAATGGAGCTTTAGCCAAACCAGTTGATTACAACCTGGTGTGGACCACTAGGTCCTTGAAAACAAAGCAAGATGAAGAAGGTTACATTTGGCTACCGATAGCCCCAGATGAGTACAAACCTGTGGGCTATGTTGTCACCACCTCACCAGAAAAGCCTTCTCTTGACAGAATCAGGTGTGTCAGATCAGACCTCACCGATGAATGCACAAGATACAATTCAATGAAGCTTTGGAGAACAGAAAGCAAGAGGTTTGGTGTGTTTGATGTTAGACCAATGAAGAGAGGCATTGGAGCTCAGGGTGTAAGTGTAGGAACCTTCCTAGCTCAAAGTGGAGGAGGGACAAACCCTAAACCTTTACCTATAGTTTGTTTGAAAAACACAAAGGCAAGTTTTTCCTACATGCCCAATTTATCTCAAGTTGAGGCAATGATCAAGGCCTATTCTCCGTACATGTACTTACACCCCATGGAAGAGTACCTCCCTTCTTCTGTGGACTGGTTTTTCAGCAATGGGGCAGTGCTGATGGAGAAAAGAAAGGGTGTGATAGGGGAGAATGCAATAAGAGCAAATGGCTCAAACCTTCCCCAAGGTGGTTCTTTTGATGATGGAGTTACATATTGGTTGGACCTTCCATTGGATGAAGCCAAGAGAGTTAAGGTAAAGAAAGGAGATTTGGCAAGTGCAGAAGCTTATGTTCATGTGAAACCAATGCTGGGTGGGAGTTTCAGTGACATTGTGATGTGGGTTTTCTACCCATTTAATGGGGGTGCAAGGGCAAAGGTGGCATGCACCAACATTACTCTAAGGGGAAAAGGGGAACATGTTGGGGATTGGGAGCATGTGACATTAAGGGTAAGCAACTTCAATGGAGAACTGTGGAAGGTATATTTGTCACAGCACAGTAGGGGTGAATGGGTGGATGCATGTGAGTTGGAGTTCCAAAATGGGAATAGGGTTGTGGCTTATTCTTCCTTGCATGGGCATGCATTGTTCCCAAAAACTGGGCTTGTTATGCAAGGGATGAGAGGGTTAGGGGTGAGGAATGATGCTGCTAAAAGTGATGCAGTGATGGATATGGCAAATGGGTTTCAAATAGTTGGTGCTGAATATTTGGGGTCTGAAATTAGAGAGCCACCATGGTTAAATTATTGCATGAATTGGGGTCCAAAGAATGGGCCAAAGGGTCCTAAACACAAGGATAGCTGGGAAGGAGATGAGAGGTGTAAATAG